GGTGAGATGGGCAAACTCGTCACCCAGGCACTCGCGGAAAAAAATCTGCGGGCAATCTATGTCACCAACCGCACGTATGATCATGCCGTCGAGCTCGCGCAGGAGATCGGTGGCCGGGCGATGCGCATGGATCAGCTCTACCCCTGCATCGCACTTTCTGATGTCGTCATCTCCTGCACCGCGGCCCCGCATGCCATCATCAATGCCGAACCGCTTGCCGCTACCATGAACGAACGATTCTGGCCGCTTGATCCCGAACCGCGAAAATTAATTCTGATTGATATTGCCCAGCCCCGCGACACCGATGACTCGTGCCGCAGAATTCCGGGCGTCCACCTCTTCACCATCGACGACCTCAGATCGGTCTCGGAAAAAAACATGGAGCACCGAAAAGATGAGGCAACCCATGCCAACGAACTGATAGATGCCTACCTGCCCGAGTTCGTCAGACTCTACAACCGGACCGCCGCAGGCGACCTGATAGCAGGACTTTATACTTGGGCAGAGTCAATCCGTGTACGCGAACGTGACAAAGCGATCGGCAAGCTGGGGCCTGCTGATCCTCGAACGATCGCGGTCATGGATGACCTGACCAGAGTCCTCACAAAAAAACTTCTTGCCGACGCGACTTTGTCGATACGTGCAAGCGCAGAGTGTACCGATATCACAACAGCCCGGAAACTGGTTGATGCAATTACCCGTGGAGAACAAGTATGTTTCCTCAAACACGATTAAGAAGACTGAGAAGACCAATTCTTCGTCCGCTCTTTACCGAAAATACCGTAACGACCAATGACCTCATCATGCCGCTTTTCTTTGTAGAGGGCGCAACAGAAAAAGTTCAGATTGCATCAATGCCGGGCCAGTACCGCTGGCCGCTTGCAGATGCTGCGGCTGTTGCCAAAGATCTTGCAAGTGATGGTATCAAGGCAGTGCTTCTCTTTGGCATTCCAAAAACCAAAGACGCTGTCGGCTCCTCGGCGTTTGCTGAGGATGGCGTGATCCAGCAGGCGGTCCGTGCGATCAAAACGGCTGTTCCTTCGATGGTGGTCATCACCGATCTCTGCGCATGCGAGTACACCAACCACGGCCACTGCGGTATCATTCACGAATCCTGCGACGGCCCTGACCTTGACAACGATGCATCCCTTGAACTGATGCAGAAGATTGCCGTCAGTCAGGCCGCTGCCGGTGCAGACATTGTAGCGCCGTCCTGTATGCTGGACGGCATGGTCATGGCAATCCGCGACGCACTGGATGCAGAAGGATTTGCATCAGTTCCGATCATGTCCTACTCAACAAAGTTTGCCTCTGCCCTTTACGGTCCGTTCCGCGAGGCGGCTGATTCGGGTTTCTCGTTTGGCGACCGGTCAACGTACCAGATGAACCCTGCAAACGGTCGAGAGGCAGTGAGGGAGTCGGTCCTTGACGCGGACGAATGCGCAGACATTCTGATGGTAAAACCCGCAGGATTTTATCTGGATATTTTGTGGCAGGTCAAAGAGCTTGGTCTGCCGACCGCGGCATATCAGGTGTCAGGTGAGTACTCAATGATCAAAGCAGCTGCACAGAACGGATGGATTGATGAAAAACGAATTGTGATGGAGTCGCTCGTGGGCATAAAACGCGCGGGAGCTGATCTCATCATCACCTACTATGCGCAGGATGTTGCGAGGTGGATACATGGTCAACAGTAAGGAACTTTTTGCAGAAGCACAGACACTTCTGCCGGGCGGTGTTTCAAGTCCGGTCAGAGCAATCAAACCGTATCCGTTTTACGTGAAGTCAGCGAAAGGCGCTTTCATTACAACGGTTGAAGGAACACAGCTTATCGACTGCTGTCTTGGTTACGGCCCGCTGATTCTCGGTCATGCCCATCCGGTGATAAAAGCTGCAATCACCTCCCAGCTGGAAAACGGCTGGCTGTTCGGCACCCCGACCGAGCTTGAGATTGATCTTGCAAAAAGAGTTACGGCCGATCACCCGTCGATTGATATGCTCAGATTTGTCTCGACCGGTGCCGAGGCAACCATGGCAGCCATTCGTCTTGCCCGCGGGTTTACCGGCAAGTCTGATATTGTGAAGGTGGAAGGCGGATTCCATGGGGCACACGATGCGGTATTGATTGCAGCGGGCTCTGGTGCGACGACGCACGGAACCCCTGACTCAGCCGGAGTTCTGCCGGATTTTGCAGCGCACACCCGTCAGGTAGCGTTCAATGATCCTGAAGGTCTTGAGGAACTGCTTTCGAAAAACGACAACATTGCAGCGTTCATCATCGAGCCGGTGATGGGAAACATCGGCCCGATTCTGCCGGACGACGGATACCTTGCGGCTGTCCGCGAGATTACTGCGGCGCATGATGTCCTGCTGATCTTTGACGAGGTCATCACCGGCTACCGGCTCGGCATTGGCGGAGCACAGGTAAAGTACGGTATCAAACCTGACTTAACAACACTTGGAAAAATCACCGGCGGCGGTCTTCCGATCGGTTTGTTCGGTGGAAGGCGTGAGATTATGGAGATGATCTCCCCTGCAGGTCCGGTGTACAATGCCGGGACCTTCAACGGCAATCCTCTGACGATGGCAGCAGGCATTGCGATGAACAAGTATCTGCACCAGCATCCGGAGATTTATCCAAAATTCGATGAAAGGACCAGGATCATTGAGGAGAGCATTCCCTCATCGAGTCCCGGAACATTCGTGCGGCTCGGCTCAATGTTCAAGTACTTCTGTCGTCCTGAAGCTCCGAGAAACTATACCGAGGCAAAAGAATGCGACACGGTGTTATATCGAAAATTGTGGGAGAAGGCTCTTTCCGGAGGCCTGTTCATGCCTCCGTCGCAGTTTGAGACCAACTTTCTGTCGAGTGCGCACGGCGACGGCGAGATGGTGAAACTCTCCGAGGTATATGCACAATGATGTCGGTGAAAATCGGCACCCGCGGAAGCAAGCTTGCCCTTGCCCAGACGAACAATGTGCTCGGTCTTCTAAGTAAAAACGATGTTGCAGCTGAGTCTGAGATTATTACAACAGTTGGCGACGCCGTGCTTGACCGCGGTCTACATCAGATCGGTGGTCAGGGTGTGTTTGTCCGCGAACTTGACAACGCAATTCTGCGTGGCGAGATCGATGCCGCAGTCCACAGCATGAAAGATATTCCGGCGGAGAGGCCGGATGGTCTTATCACCGCGGCAATTCTTCCCCGCGACCCTCCATGGGATTTTTTTGTGTTTAACCGGCCGGTGGATGAGATCTACTCGGTGGGAACGTCAAGTACCCGCAGACGTGCGCAGCTTCTGCGGTATTATCAGTGTATGCCGCAGGTGCGGGTTGAGCCGCTGCGGGGCAATGTGGATACCAGACTTTCCAAACTGAACGATGGTCTCTATGATGCGATTGTGCTTGCTGAGGCAGGTCTTGTGCGGCTGGGCTACCATGTGAACGGGGTTAGGCTGCCGCTTGATATGTTTGTGCCTTCCCCGAATCAGGGAACGGTCGCGGTTGTCTGCCGTGACACTCCTGAGCTTTTGGAAGCGTTTGCTCCGCTGAACGATTACAGGACCACTCTTGATACGGGCATTGAGCGCGCGGTGATGGAGCAGGTTGGCGGCGGCTGTTTTACGCCGCAGGGTATTTTCTGCCAGAACGGGCATCTTATTGCCGAGGTGCTGTCGCTTGATGGTACGCGCGGTGAGCGGATTACCGGGACTGTCGGAAGTATTGAGGAGGCACGAGAGATCGGTGTGCAGTTCAAAGAAATTGCATCTGATCTGATTGAGGAGGCGAGGGCTGCCCTCGGACTAAAGGTATGACTGGAAAAGTGTTTTTAGTGGGGTCCGGACCCGGAGGTCTCGGGCTTCTTACGGCAAAGGCGCGTGAGGTTATCGATTCTGCGGATGTTGTTCTGTATGATCAGCTGCCCGGAGAAGAGGTTCTTGCGACGCTTCCTGCACATGCAGAAAAGATTGATGTCGGCAAGTACGGCGGGCATCATACGATGAAGCAGGCGGAAATTGAGGAGCTGCTTGTGCAGAAGGCAAAGGCCGGAGGCAATGTTGTCAGACTGAAAGGCGGAGATCCGTTTATGTTCGGCCGCGGCGGCGAGGAGATGGAGACGCTGCGCGAGCATGGTATTGCAGTCGAAATTGTGCCGGGCGTAACGAGCGGCATTGCGGTGCCTGAGTGCGTGGGTATTCCGGTGACGCACCGGTCCTGGGCAAGTCAGGTGACGTTTGTAACCGGTCATGAGGATCCTGACAAGGAGGTATCTTCGATCGACTGGAAGTGGCTTGCCGGCAGTCCCGGAACGATTGTTATCTTTATGGGCGTGAAAAATCTGCCGCTGATTTCAGAGCTTCTGATTGAGAACGGCAAGTCTCCTGAGACGAAGATTGCAGTGATTGAAAACGGGTTCCGCAAAAACCAGCGGGTGACGTGTGCAACACTTGCCGACATCGGCGAGGTTGCGGCTAAGGTAGGGGTGAAACCTCCGGCGATTATTGTGATCGGCGAGGTTGTGAGCCTGTACCGCGACGGCTCCGAAGGTGCCTGGGCACAGCAATAATTTTTTTTTGATTTAAAAAACAGATTGCGGAGTGGTTACTCCTGTTTGTAGCTGCCGTAACGGCGTGCGAGGTAAATAATTCTCTGAAGGGCCGAGAGGTTCGTGCAGACCGCAATCAGAATTACTGCAATCCATATCTGACTGATGAGACCGAACACGATCAGGCAGAGAATGGTTTCCGGTCTTCCGAAAAATCCTACTCCTTCCAGGGGGTCGCTGATTTTTCCGTCCTCTTTTTTCGTGTATCCGATCTCTGCATAGGTCACCGGTTTGATGAAGGTGTTCATCAGAGAGCCGATGATGGCGAGGCCTACGATCGCAATGTCCGTATATGCAGGAACAGCTACAAACTGGGAGATGATTGCTGTTCCGGAAAGTCCGATTCCAAGCAGCACCAGTCCGTCCACATATTTGTCGATGATCCAGTCAAGCACCGCGCCGAAGTCGCTTTTGCGGTTGGTTTTTCGTGCAACGTTTCCATCGACCAAGTCCAGCACTGCGGAAATCAGGAGAAGGATACTGCCAGCCAGAAACTGCTGATTCATGTAGCAAACTGCGCAGGCAATGCCGAATACGAGTGAGAGGACTGTTATTTGATTCGGTTTCATCCCAATCCGGACGAATAAATTTCCAATTGGATCAATGCAGCCAATCAGTCGTGGACGAAGAGCGGTGATATTCATGATGAGCCTGACTGCATTATGCATGACAGGTTACTGCTGCATGATGCATTTTTGGACGGGATTTCCATACCAAATATTCTTTAGCTCTTACTTATATTAGAATCCGCCGACTGATAGACACCCGCCTGTCACATGGGTATGTGCACGTACGTGTTTTGTATTTTGGTTTTACACGTGGAAGTTCTGTTTTCGCAGGATTGTTCGATACTGAGCTTCGGAAATGCTGCAATCTATATATTTGTCCAGTTCAGCCTTTTTCCCCAGCTTCATCTGTTTTGCCATGAACACAAGCAGACGGTCAGAAATGTCGTTCCCTGTCCCATGGCTCATCTTCGTCTGAATTTTTGCATTCGGTTTTCCCGCTGCATCGGTGAACACAAATATCACATGATCCCGATTTCGCACCTCAAGAAACCCCTTCTTCTGTACAACCGCTGCAAATTTTCTCTTGCTCACAGGCACAGATCATCATCTCCGTATTTTTCCAGATACAGCTTATATGATGAGTCAAAATCCAGATACTCTTCGAGGTTTTTCTTTACCTCAAGAGAATCAGCAGAATGCTCCTCATCGGAAAATCGTGTAAAGAGAAGCAGGTGTCCATCGATACAATCCTCCAGCGATGAAATAATCTCAGAGTATGTCACACCCATCCCAAGCAGTGCGAGCTCCTTATTCTCCACGCACCAGAACTGGGACTCTTCATCAAACCACATCTGAAACTCTACGGATTTTTGCAACGGATAGCGTCCAACGGCATGCAGATTCTCAAACATTGTTGGAGAAACAGCACTCCTCAATGTTTGTGAAATAGACTCCGCAACCACATCACCATAGGTCTGGTTTCCTTTTCGGAGCTGCACTATTGCGTCCCGGACGCTTGGAGTAACATAAATGGGAACGCGTTTTGTTTTGGACTGGTCCCTTTCCTTCTCCACCGCATGCATGATATCAGATAATAGGAGGAGTGAGATAATAGGTTTTTTGCATGAGGGATCTATGTCCCTGAAAATTTCTGACATTCTGAATAATGTCCGCATAAGATACGTACAATTTTCCTTCGGATATATGATATTTTTCAGTATCTGAACAGAAAAAGGAATTTCGTGTTTGGGTGAATGTCGTTATGTGCAGATCATAGAAAAGGTAAATCATGACGAAAACTACTATTGCTTTTGGGCACAACAAATGTGATAGGATTCAGGTACCGGAAAATATTCCTGCTACCGTTGAATCAAGAGGAAATACTTCATGGACACAGTACTGCAAAAACCCCATGTCCTTATGATCTCTGAGATTACCACGGACGGCAAACTCACCCTGCGGCGCGGGGCCTCCAGCAAAATCCTGATGAAGCACATGTCGCATGAGGCAGAAATTCTTCTGCACGAGACCCGTGCGTCCTATGATGCCATTATGGTCGGGTCGTCCACAATAAAAATAGATAATTCCTTCCTTACTGTTCGCATGGTTCCGGGAGAGAGTCCTCTCCGGGTGATACCATCAAGCATGGCTGATATCCCGCTCACGGCAAATGTTCTGGATACCTCTGCCGTGCAAACAGTTGTTGCCGTCTCCAAAGCCGCCCCTGCGGACCGTGTAGAAACACTGAAGGCAAAAGGCGTGCATGTGGTTGTTGCAGGCGATGACAAAGTGGACCTGCCGCTGTTGATGGATATCTTATCCAGAGAGTTTGCGGTGCGCAAGCTGATCATCGAAGGAGGGCCAACCCTCAACTGGCATATGCTGCATTACCGGCTGGTGGATGAGATCCGGTTGATTCATCTGCCGTTCATCGTCGGCGGTGATGACACACCGTCCCTTGTCGGCGGCATGCACATCGATTCAGAGGATCAGATGATCCGGCTTGAGCTGAAGGAAGCGAAAATGGTCGGGACGAATCTGGTTACCGAGTACGATGTCCGGTATCCGGTCGCCTGACTCTGATATTTTTTTAATATAGCGACTTACACGCTATGAAATAGCATAAGGAAAAGGGATTCTCTGTCCTTGGTTTTATTTGGGGCAACCACGGAACACACTGAACACACGGAATTCCACGGAAAAATGTGATACCACGAAAAGATTTAGTCGATTTTTTCTGGGAAAAGTAAGAGGGTAAGTGGTGAGCGTGGTTTCGCTTGAAAAAGAAACCGCAAATCCACGCAAATGCGGCACGGCGAAGCCGTGCTTAGCTAAGCAAGCCCTTCGGGCTTGCCGCTCTCGCTCGCTGTTGCTCGCTCCGCAAATCGCGTTTGCTATTTCGTCGCTCTCATCCCGCCGGATTCCGGCGGGCTCGTTGCTATCGCAACCGCGACGGCAAACGCTGGACGGCGCCAGTCGGGCGCCGCCTATTGTTTATCGATAATATTCATGGTGTGTCACTGCGTAAAATGTCGTGGGGTCGAAAACTTTCAGATTGTCCTACACATCGGATGCGATCCATTCAACCCATGGCGGCGCCCGACTGGCGACGCCCAGCATTTGCAGTCGCGGTTGCGATAGCAACGAGCCCGCCGGAATCCGACGGGATGAGAGCGACGGTTCGCAAATGCGATTTGTGGAGGGAGCGAAGTGACCGAGAGCGGCAAGCCCGAAGGGCTTGCTTAGCTAAGCACGGCTTCGCCGTGCCGCATTTGCGTGGATTTGCGGTTTTTTTTCTCATCATGCCCATTCTCCACTTATCCGATTACTTTTTCCAGAAAAAAAACGACTAAATCTTTTTGTGAGAGTACAAATTCCACGGAAAAAACACGGAGAACGCCTGCGGCGCCGGAAAACACGGAACGCATGCCTTCGGCCTGCTTACCGCTTCGCGGGAAAGCCTAAGGAAGTTGGCATCTCAAAACGGTGACATATACCAATACCCGTACACTTAGGCTTTCCCGCGATGCGGTAAGCAGGCCGAAGGCATGCGTTCCGTGTTTTCCGTAAGCGAAGCGGTATTCTGTGTTTTTTTTTCCGTGGAATTCTGTGTGTTCAGTGTGTTCCGTGGTTATTCCAAGCGAGACCACCTGCAGAAAAATCTCAAACGATGAAACTCATCATCGCGGCTCTTATTCAAAAAAAGATGAAGCGGTTTTTTTTTGCAAAACCAACTTCACTCGACAACAATTGCCGGCTTAAACGGCAGTGCCATCTTGCCCTTCGGATGCGTAGTGGCGTCCGCAGCGACAATCTCAACCTCGAGGCCTGACTCCTTCTCAAGGAACGCCTTTGCCGCAGTAAAGATCGCCGTCTCATCAACACCGGCCGCAATGGATGACACCAGCTCAGGCGGCAGACTGTGAATCAGCTTCACCGTCTGAACAGCTGCATCGGTTGCATCCTTACCCTTCGTTCGAAGTTCGGCATCAGCCATCACCGTCTTCACCACATTGCGCTTGTCCTCGGCGGATGCTACAACGCTGAACACGGTATGCTTCCAGGCAGGTGCCGTAAACAGGGTGACTTTCTTTGCCTCGATCTGGACCAGCTTTAAGATCGACTGAATATCCTCAATCGTTCTCTGGAGCAGCTCCTCAGACACCTCAACCGACTCATTGATCTTTGCAGGGTCAGCAACCGGCCAGGCCGCAAACGACACAAGACCCTCGTGCCCGGTCTCCTGCCACATCTTTTCAGCGGTATAAGGAATAACCGGAGCCATCAGGCGGATCCAGACCGACATGACCTCAGCGAGGACTGCCGTTCCGTTCGACCCTTCCGGAAGCCGGCGGCGGTACCAGGCAAGGTCCGACACAATACCGTTGTATGCCTCCTGAAGAGCCTGACGGGTCTGGAACGCTGCAAGAGCTTTGGTTGCCGCCTCGATTCTGTGCTGCAGACGCGACAGCAGCCATGCATCAATCGCCGCAGTACCGGTCGCACTGCTTGCGTCCAAGACCATCTGCCACATCCGCTCAATCTGCCTCTTCACCGACAGCACCAGCTCGTTTCTCCAGTCAAAGTCCTGCCACGGCTCGGCACTGCCCACGAGGAACATACGCACCGTATCAGCACCGAACTCGTTTGCCGCATCCTCCAACAGGAACACATTGCCCTTCGAAGACGACATCTTCATGCCGTTCAAGAGGCCCATGCCGAACACTACCATGCCTTTGGGCTGGAGCTCGTCAGGGAAGATTGCCCGGTGATGGAACAGCTGGAAGGTCAGGTGATTGGAGATGAGGTCCTTTGCACTGAACCGGTAATCGTACGGATACCAGTACAGGAACTCGGACCGCAGCTCTGCAAGCGTTGCTGCATCAACCGGCAGTCCGTGTCCGTCGCCTTTGCCAAGGAAGATGTAGTCAAACACCGCAGGCGTCAGATTTTCTGCCGGGATTTGTGTAATCTTGTGTGCGATCGTGTAGTAGGACATGTAGACCGTTGAGTCAGACAGCGGCTCAAACAGCCACTTCGGATCCCACGGCACACGGGTTCCAAGACCAACACGGCGGGTGCAGGGCCACTCCTTCAGCCAGTCAACAGTCCGCTCAAACTCGGCACGAACCTCCGGCGGCACAAGCTCAATCTTTGGCATCTGCTTGTGAACCTCGGCCTTCCACTCAGGATCTGCATAGTTTAAGAACCACTGATCATCGAGAATTTTTACATAGACGCGGTTGCCGCACCGGCAGATAACGCGTTTCTCGCTCATCTCATGGAAGAGGATGCTGCCGCGGGTGTCCACAAACTCGTTTGTTACATCCTCGCGTGCCTGACGAACGGATTTGCCGGCATGCACTCCGCAGTTCTCATTGAGTTTTCCTTTTGAGAACTCTGCATTGTAGAGCTCCTGCGTCAGCTCGTCCATTCTGGGATCGTCCTGATTTGGAATCCGGTTCTTTTCGACGATCTCCTGTGCAGGAACTTTACCGTAGTCAGGAACGGTCACGAGCGTGATCGGCGCAATCGTCTGGTACTTGCCCTGCTGCTGAAGGTCGCGCAGTGCAATGTAGTCAAAGGGTGCGTGGGCTGGAACACTCATCACAAGACCTGAACCCATGTCAGGGTCCACGAATGATGCCGGAAGAATCGGCACCGGTGCGTTTGTCAGGGGATGCTGTGCCGCCTTGTCAATGAGGTCAGCACCCGGGATTGTGCCAAGTTCAGTTACCGTGTGCTTCTGCATCCGCAGTTTTTCTGCGGCTTCGGTACTGATAATCCACTTCTCGCCGTCAACGTCTGCCTTCAGATAGGTTACCTCAGGGTTTGCCCAGAGGTTTGTTACACCGAAGATGGTCTCCGGTCTGAGGGTCGCGGTCGGGATGAAGAACTCGCCGAACTGGTACTTTACAAACACGAAGTGCTTGACCTCTGCTGAGTCGCCCTCAAGCAGGTCATGGTCGCCGACCGGCTGGTCACATGCCGGACAGTACCGGACCGGATACTCGCCTTTCTGGACCTTGCCCTGACCGTAAATATGGGTGTACTGCCACTCGATGAACTTGCTGTACTGAGGAATGATCGTAGTGAATCGTCTGCGCCAGTCGATCGAAAGACCGAGCTGTTTCATCACGCGCTCGTACTCGTCAGCGAAGTAGTTGACGATGACGATCGGGTCGGTGAAGGAGTCAAGCGTCTGCTGCGGAACCCGGTAGAGACCGCCGTAGAGCTGCATCGTTTTTTCGTCCTTCTTTGCAATACGTTTTGCAATGCCGAGCACCGGTGCTCCGGTGACGTGGAACGCCATCGGGAACAGCACCTGCTTCCCCCGCATTCTCCAGAACCGTGCTACGATATCAGGCACAATGTAGGTCCTGCCGTGACCGACATGCATTGCACCGCTCGGGTAGGGGAATGCTACATTGATGTAGAATTTTTCTTTGTCCTCAGACGGGTTTGACTCAAAGGCAGGAATCCAAGTGGAACGGATCTCCTGCTCAATGTCATTCATAACCAACTCTTTTGCCAAATTAATCACCTGTGTTGTATAGTATTTTAGTCCACCGGACGAATTTTCAGCTCTTCACCTGCTCCATAACGCCGGATCATTTCCATGGCGATGCTGCT
This is a stretch of genomic DNA from Methanorbis furvi. It encodes these proteins:
- the hemA gene encoding glutamyl-tRNA reductase — translated: MMQDTELLTQVAVAGIDYTTLDQTQLAGYRFSDESAFLTSAREHFKGVVLLQTCNRVEILVHGTGAALTDYLHSIGRTGFTLYEGKSALLHLLALASGVKSMIIGEDQILGQLKRALLLSAECETADPITDICINTAIHAGVDIRFATHINRGAVSIGSAAVQLAEELLGSLDDRNILVVGGGEMGKLVTQALAEKNLRAIYVTNRTYDHAVELAQEIGGRAMRMDQLYPCIALSDVVISCTAAPHAIINAEPLAATMNERFWPLDPEPRKLILIDIAQPRDTDDSCRRIPGVHLFTIDDLRSVSEKNMEHRKDEATHANELIDAYLPEFVRLYNRTAAGDLIAGLYTWAESIRVRERDKAIGKLGPADPRTIAVMDDLTRVLTKKLLADATLSIRASAECTDITTARKLVDAITRGEQVCFLKHD
- the hemB gene encoding porphobilinogen synthase codes for the protein MFPQTRLRRLRRPILRPLFTENTVTTNDLIMPLFFVEGATEKVQIASMPGQYRWPLADAAAVAKDLASDGIKAVLLFGIPKTKDAVGSSAFAEDGVIQQAVRAIKTAVPSMVVITDLCACEYTNHGHCGIIHESCDGPDLDNDASLELMQKIAVSQAAAGADIVAPSCMLDGMVMAIRDALDAEGFASVPIMSYSTKFASALYGPFREAADSGFSFGDRSTYQMNPANGREAVRESVLDADECADILMVKPAGFYLDILWQVKELGLPTAAYQVSGEYSMIKAAAQNGWIDEKRIVMESLVGIKRAGADLIITYYAQDVARWIHGQQ
- the hemL gene encoding glutamate-1-semialdehyde 2,1-aminomutase, encoding MVNSKELFAEAQTLLPGGVSSPVRAIKPYPFYVKSAKGAFITTVEGTQLIDCCLGYGPLILGHAHPVIKAAITSQLENGWLFGTPTELEIDLAKRVTADHPSIDMLRFVSTGAEATMAAIRLARGFTGKSDIVKVEGGFHGAHDAVLIAAGSGATTHGTPDSAGVLPDFAAHTRQVAFNDPEGLEELLSKNDNIAAFIIEPVMGNIGPILPDDGYLAAVREITAAHDVLLIFDEVITGYRLGIGGAQVKYGIKPDLTTLGKITGGGLPIGLFGGRREIMEMISPAGPVYNAGTFNGNPLTMAAGIAMNKYLHQHPEIYPKFDERTRIIEESIPSSSPGTFVRLGSMFKYFCRPEAPRNYTEAKECDTVLYRKLWEKALSGGLFMPPSQFETNFLSSAHGDGEMVKLSEVYAQ
- the hemC gene encoding hydroxymethylbilane synthase; translated protein: MMSVKIGTRGSKLALAQTNNVLGLLSKNDVAAESEIITTVGDAVLDRGLHQIGGQGVFVRELDNAILRGEIDAAVHSMKDIPAERPDGLITAAILPRDPPWDFFVFNRPVDEIYSVGTSSTRRRAQLLRYYQCMPQVRVEPLRGNVDTRLSKLNDGLYDAIVLAEAGLVRLGYHVNGVRLPLDMFVPSPNQGTVAVVCRDTPELLEAFAPLNDYRTTLDTGIERAVMEQVGGGCFTPQGIFCQNGHLIAEVLSLDGTRGERITGTVGSIEEAREIGVQFKEIASDLIEEARAALGLKV
- the cobA gene encoding uroporphyrinogen-III C-methyltransferase codes for the protein MTGKVFLVGSGPGGLGLLTAKAREVIDSADVVLYDQLPGEEVLATLPAHAEKIDVGKYGGHHTMKQAEIEELLVQKAKAGGNVVRLKGGDPFMFGRGGEEMETLREHGIAVEIVPGVTSGIAVPECVGIPVTHRSWASQVTFVTGHEDPDKEVSSIDWKWLAGSPGTIVIFMGVKNLPLISELLIENGKSPETKIAVIENGFRKNQRVTCATLADIGEVAAKVGVKPPAIIVIGEVVSLYRDGSEGAWAQQ
- a CDS encoding CDP-alcohol phosphatidyltransferase family protein; this translates as MNITALRPRLIGCIDPIGNLFVRIGMKPNQITVLSLVFGIACAVCYMNQQFLAGSILLLISAVLDLVDGNVARKTNRKSDFGAVLDWIIDKYVDGLVLLGIGLSGTAIISQFVAVPAYTDIAIVGLAIIGSLMNTFIKPVTYAEIGYTKKEDGKISDPLEGVGFFGRPETILCLIVFGLISQIWIAVILIAVCTNLSALQRIIYLARRYGSYKQE
- a CDS encoding RibD family protein; translation: MDTVLQKPHVLMISEITTDGKLTLRRGASSKILMKHMSHEAEILLHETRASYDAIMVGSSTIKIDNSFLTVRMVPGESPLRVIPSSMADIPLTANVLDTSAVQTVVAVSKAAPADRVETLKAKGVHVVVAGDDKVDLPLLMDILSREFAVRKLIIEGGPTLNWHMLHYRLVDEIRLIHLPFIVGGDDTPSLVGGMHIDSEDQMIRLELKEAKMVGTNLVTEYDVRYPVA
- the leuS gene encoding leucine--tRNA ligase — protein: MNDIEQEIRSTWIPAFESNPSEDKEKFYINVAFPYPSGAMHVGHGRTYIVPDIVARFWRMRGKQVLFPMAFHVTGAPVLGIAKRIAKKDEKTMQLYGGLYRVPQQTLDSFTDPIVIVNYFADEYERVMKQLGLSIDWRRRFTTIIPQYSKFIEWQYTHIYGQGKVQKGEYPVRYCPACDQPVGDHDLLEGDSAEVKHFVFVKYQFGEFFIPTATLRPETIFGVTNLWANPEVTYLKADVDGEKWIISTEAAEKLRMQKHTVTELGTIPGADLIDKAAQHPLTNAPVPILPASFVDPDMGSGLVMSVPAHAPFDYIALRDLQQQGKYQTIAPITLVTVPDYGKVPAQEIVEKNRIPNQDDPRMDELTQELYNAEFSKGKLNENCGVHAGKSVRQAREDVTNEFVDTRGSILFHEMSEKRVICRCGNRVYVKILDDQWFLNYADPEWKAEVHKQMPKIELVPPEVRAEFERTVDWLKEWPCTRRVGLGTRVPWDPKWLFEPLSDSTVYMSYYTIAHKITQIPAENLTPAVFDYIFLGKGDGHGLPVDAATLAELRSEFLYWYPYDYRFSAKDLISNHLTFQLFHHRAIFPDELQPKGMVVFGMGLLNGMKMSSSKGNVFLLEDAANEFGADTVRMFLVGSAEPWQDFDWRNELVLSVKRQIERMWQMVLDASSATGTAAIDAWLLSRLQHRIEAATKALAAFQTRQALQEAYNGIVSDLAWYRRRLPEGSNGTAVLAEVMSVWIRLMAPVIPYTAEKMWQETGHEGLVSFAAWPVADPAKINESVEVSEELLQRTIEDIQSILKLVQIEAKKVTLFTAPAWKHTVFSVVASAEDKRNVVKTVMADAELRTKGKDATDAAVQTVKLIHSLPPELVSSIAAGVDETAIFTAAKAFLEKESGLEVEIVAADATTHPKGKMALPFKPAIVVE